A genomic region of Streptococcus suis contains the following coding sequences:
- a CDS encoding polysaccharide deacetylase family protein: MKHSRRARRGRTQKKQLVPMLLGIALLVVTLLSIFLIFLKQPSKQQSDSKASTVETTASSSVMTSESSEVQTEIIWEQQTEPIKLPILMYHAIHVMAPEEEANANLIVDPTTFESHLKALQDAGYYTLSPEEAYKVLTENVLPAGKKVVWLTFDDSLWDFYSYAYPLLKQYQMKATNNVITGFTEYGQAGHLTLDQIKEMQTAGLSFQGHTVNHPDLEYSSIEDQTNELTSSKAYLDSQLNQETIAIAYPGGRYSADTVALTEQAGYKLGVTTNNGLASASDGLLTLNRVRILPTTTAEGLLSEISY; encoded by the coding sequence ATGAAACATTCAAGAAGAGCCCGTCGAGGTCGCACGCAAAAGAAACAACTTGTGCCAATGCTACTTGGTATCGCATTATTAGTAGTGACTCTACTATCTATTTTTCTAATCTTTCTAAAACAGCCATCTAAGCAACAAAGTGATTCCAAAGCTTCAACGGTAGAGACAACAGCCAGTTCGAGTGTTATGACTTCAGAAAGTAGTGAAGTACAAACAGAAATCATTTGGGAACAGCAAACTGAACCTATCAAACTTCCAATCCTCATGTATCATGCCATTCACGTAATGGCTCCTGAGGAAGAAGCTAATGCGAATCTTATCGTAGATCCAACGACTTTCGAAAGTCATCTAAAAGCATTGCAAGATGCAGGTTACTATACTTTATCACCTGAAGAGGCATATAAGGTATTGACAGAAAATGTCCTTCCTGCTGGCAAAAAGGTTGTCTGGCTAACCTTTGACGATAGCCTCTGGGATTTTTATAGTTATGCCTATCCATTGCTTAAGCAATATCAAATGAAAGCAACCAACAATGTCATTACAGGATTTACTGAATATGGACAAGCAGGGCACCTTACTCTTGATCAAATCAAGGAAATGCAGACCGCAGGGCTCTCCTTTCAAGGGCATACCGTCAACCACCCTGATTTAGAGTATAGTTCTATCGAGGATCAAACAAATGAACTTACTTCCTCTAAAGCCTATCTTGACAGCCAATTAAATCAGGAAACCATCGCTATCGCCTACCCTGGTGGACGATACTCAGCAGATACAGTAGCCTTAACTGAACAAGCTGGCTACAAACTTGGTGTGACTACTAACAACGGCTTGGCTTCTGCTAGTGACGGATTACTGACTCTCAATCGTGTCCGCATCCTCCCAACCACTACCGCCGAGGGACTATTATCCGAAATTTCCTATTAA
- a CDS encoding ABC transporter ATP-binding protein produces MKNKSVFTRVWDYLRRYKSSVFLAVFLKTISAVMNALEPFVLGLIITELTKNLLDIANGVEGAQINYSYIAIMLAIYALRALLYEIGAYGSNYFMTKAVQGATKELRQDLSHKINKIPVSYFDKHQYGDLLGRFTSDVETVSNALQQSFLQLVNAVLTLSLAIFMCFWLDVSLALVVVTLVPVTYFGSKFVMGKSQPYFKQQADALGRLNGFVQENLTGFNVLKLYGREEISTEEFRQITADLQKVGFKASFMSGLLMPLVHGFSNIAYVVVALLSGLKVLAGTLTVGNMQAFVQYVWQISQPVQTLTQLAPQLQSAKSSLERIFSVLDELDEEDANALELTAGLTGQVSFEQVEFGYSEDKPLIRNFNLNVKPGEMVAIVGPTGAGKTTLINLLMRFYDVTSGSIKVDGQDIRNLSRQSYRSQFGMVLQDAWLYEGTIKENLRFGRLDATDEEIVEAAKAANVDHFIRTLPGGYNMEMNQESSNISQGQKQLLTIARALLADPAILILDEATSSVDTRLELLIQKAMKRLMKGRTSFVIAHRLSTIQEADKILVLKDGQIIEQGNHESLLADKGFYYNLYQSQFSESK; encoded by the coding sequence ATGAAGAATAAATCAGTATTTACCCGTGTTTGGGACTATTTACGTCGTTACAAATCTTCTGTATTTTTAGCCGTTTTTCTAAAGACCATCAGTGCAGTTATGAATGCCTTAGAACCCTTTGTACTGGGGCTTATCATTACAGAATTGACCAAGAATCTGTTGGATATTGCTAATGGAGTAGAAGGAGCGCAGATTAACTATTCCTACATTGCCATCATGCTTGCCATCTATGCCCTTCGCGCCCTTCTATATGAAATCGGTGCCTACGGTTCTAACTATTTTATGACCAAGGCAGTGCAGGGAGCAACTAAGGAACTACGTCAGGACTTGAGCCACAAAATTAACAAGATTCCAGTATCTTATTTTGACAAGCACCAGTATGGTGATTTACTCGGACGTTTTACAAGCGATGTGGAGACTGTTTCAAACGCCCTGCAACAAAGTTTTCTCCAGCTAGTCAATGCCGTTCTGACCCTCTCTCTAGCCATTTTCATGTGTTTCTGGTTGGATGTATCCCTAGCACTTGTAGTCGTAACCTTGGTTCCAGTGACCTATTTTGGTTCTAAGTTTGTCATGGGCAAATCCCAGCCGTATTTCAAACAACAGGCTGATGCCCTAGGTCGTTTGAACGGCTTTGTCCAAGAAAATCTGACTGGTTTTAACGTTCTCAAACTTTACGGCCGTGAAGAAATTTCTACAGAAGAGTTTCGCCAGATTACCGCAGATTTGCAGAAAGTTGGTTTCAAGGCTAGTTTCATGTCTGGTTTGCTCATGCCTCTAGTTCACGGCTTCTCAAACATCGCCTACGTTGTCGTCGCCCTGCTATCTGGATTGAAAGTTCTTGCAGGCACATTGACGGTGGGTAATATGCAGGCCTTCGTCCAATATGTCTGGCAGATTTCTCAGCCAGTCCAAACTTTGACCCAATTGGCACCACAGTTGCAGTCTGCCAAATCCTCCCTTGAACGCATCTTTTCAGTCTTAGATGAGCTTGACGAAGAAGACGCCAATGCGCTGGAGTTGACAGCTGGTTTGACCGGACAAGTCAGCTTTGAACAGGTTGAATTTGGCTATTCAGAAGATAAGCCGCTTATCCGTAACTTTAATCTTAATGTTAAGCCAGGAGAAATGGTGGCTATCGTTGGACCAACGGGGGCAGGTAAGACTACTCTTATCAACTTGCTCATGCGTTTCTACGATGTGACATCAGGTTCTATCAAAGTGGATGGTCAGGACATTCGAAATCTTTCACGTCAATCCTACCGTAGTCAATTTGGCATGGTCTTGCAGGATGCTTGGCTCTATGAAGGGACCATCAAGGAAAACCTGCGTTTTGGACGTCTGGATGCGACGGATGAGGAAATTGTGGAGGCTGCTAAAGCTGCCAACGTTGACCATTTTATCCGTACCCTGCCTGGTGGTTATAATATGGAAATGAACCAGGAATCCAGCAATATTTCCCAAGGTCAGAAACAGCTTTTGACCATTGCGCGTGCCTTGTTGGCGGATCCTGCTATTCTGATTCTTGACGAAGCGACTTCTTCAGTTGATACCCGTTTGGAACTCTTGATTCAAAAGGCTATGAAACGGTTGATGAAAGGGCGGACAAGTTTCGTCATCGCTCATCGCTTATCTACCATTCAGGAAGCTGATAAGATTTTGGTCTTAAAAGATGGACAGATTATCGAACAAGGTAACCATGAAAGTCTTTTGGCAGACAAAGGTTTCTATTATAATCTTTATCAAAGCCAGTTTAGTGAATCCAAATAA
- a CDS encoding ABC transporter ATP-binding protein — protein sequence MNLIWTYLKKYPKWIALDLLGAFLFVVVNLGLPTFLARMIDQGITKNDVSQLYFWAGMMGLIVLLGIVGRITLAYAAGQLTTNIVKDIRNDLYEKIQDYSHHEYEQIGVSSLVARMTNDAFVLMQFAEMVLKLGIITPLMMIASVIMTLVTSPSLAWTVAVAMPFLVIVIFYVATKTRPLSEKQQKRLDTINQYVRENLMGLRVIRAFTREEFQEERFESVNEEYTDISKKLFNLTGLTEPLFVQIIIAMIVAIVWFALEPLKTGSLQIGDLVAFIEYSFHALFSFLLFANLFNMYPRMSVSSQRIQEVLDMPISISKNEDGITETDTRGYLEFENVTFAYPGETESPVLHNISFKAKPGETIAFIGSTGSGKSSLVNLIPRFYDVTLGRILVDGVDVRRYNLKALRSKIGFIPQKALLFTGTIAENLKYGKMDASLAELHDATDVAQAKEFIESKEEKFDTHLAEGGSNLSGGQKQRLSIARAIVKQPDIYIFDDSFSALDYKTDAILRSRLKEVTENATVLIVAQRVGTIMDADQIIVLNEGEIVGRGTHNELMESNEIYREIANSQLNRQSLTEE from the coding sequence ATGAATCTGATTTGGACCTACTTAAAAAAATATCCTAAGTGGATTGCCTTAGACTTGTTAGGGGCCTTCTTATTTGTAGTGGTAAACTTGGGCTTGCCGACTTTTTTGGCTAGGATGATTGACCAAGGAATTACAAAGAACGATGTTAGTCAGCTCTATTTCTGGGCGGGGATGATGGGACTGATTGTCTTGCTTGGAATTGTTGGACGAATAACGCTTGCCTATGCGGCTGGTCAGTTGACAACCAATATAGTAAAAGATATTCGAAATGATTTGTACGAGAAAATTCAGGACTACTCTCATCACGAGTATGAGCAGATTGGTGTTTCTTCTCTAGTTGCTCGTATGACAAATGATGCTTTTGTCTTGATGCAGTTTGCGGAGATGGTATTGAAGCTGGGAATTATCACTCCCTTGATGATGATTGCCTCTGTCATCATGACCTTGGTAACTAGTCCAAGTCTGGCTTGGACAGTCGCAGTAGCTATGCCGTTTCTCGTTATCGTTATTTTCTATGTAGCAACCAAAACCCGTCCTCTTTCTGAAAAGCAACAAAAACGTTTGGATACGATCAACCAATATGTTCGTGAAAATCTCATGGGCTTACGTGTCATTCGTGCCTTTACTCGTGAGGAGTTTCAAGAGGAGCGCTTTGAGTCGGTCAATGAGGAATATACCGATATTTCCAAAAAACTCTTTAATCTGACTGGTCTGACAGAACCTCTCTTTGTCCAGATTATCATTGCTATGATTGTGGCCATTGTCTGGTTCGCTTTGGAGCCCTTGAAAACAGGTAGTCTGCAAATCGGTGATTTGGTAGCCTTTATCGAATATAGTTTCCACGCGCTTTTCTCATTCTTGCTCTTTGCTAACTTGTTTAACATGTATCCACGTATGTCCGTATCGAGCCAACGGATTCAGGAAGTCTTGGACATGCCCATTTCCATTTCTAAGAATGAAGATGGGATTACTGAAACAGACACTCGTGGTTATTTGGAATTTGAAAATGTAACTTTTGCCTATCCTGGTGAAACGGAATCGCCTGTTCTCCACAATATTTCATTTAAGGCTAAGCCTGGGGAAACCATTGCCTTTATTGGTTCAACAGGTTCTGGTAAGTCTTCCTTGGTCAACTTGATTCCACGTTTCTATGATGTGACACTTGGTCGTATCTTGGTGGACGGTGTGGATGTCAGACGCTACAATCTAAAGGCACTCCGCAGCAAGATTGGTTTTATTCCGCAGAAAGCTCTGCTATTTACCGGAACTATCGCGGAAAACTTAAAGTACGGTAAGATGGATGCTAGTCTTGCTGAACTTCATGATGCGACGGATGTGGCTCAGGCTAAGGAGTTTATCGAGAGTAAGGAAGAGAAGTTTGACACCCATCTAGCAGAAGGCGGAAGCAACCTGTCAGGCGGGCAAAAGCAACGTTTGTCCATTGCACGTGCTATTGTCAAGCAGCCGGATATTTATATTTTTGATGATTCTTTCTCAGCCTTGGATTATAAGACGGATGCAATTTTGCGGAGTCGTTTGAAGGAAGTGACGGAAAATGCGACGGTGCTAATTGTGGCTCAACGTGTCGGAACCATTATGGATGCTGACCAGATTATCGTGCTGAACGAAGGTGAAATCGTTGGTCGCGGCACCCACAATGAATTGATGGAAAGCAATGAGATTTATCGAGAAATCGCCAATTCTCAGCTTAACCGTCAATCTCTGACAGAAGAATAG
- a CDS encoding KH domain-containing protein — translation MDMIENLIIAIVKPLISQPDSLTIKIVDTPEFLEYHLDLDQSDIGRIIGRKGRTISAIRTIVYSVPTSDKKVRLVIDEKE, via the coding sequence ATGGACATGATTGAAAATCTCATTATTGCGATTGTGAAACCTTTGATTTCACAGCCTGATAGCTTGACAATAAAAATTGTTGATACACCTGAATTCTTGGAATATCATTTGGATTTGGATCAATCTGATATTGGACGTATCATTGGTAGAAAAGGACGCACAATTTCTGCAATCAGAACGATTGTCTATTCTGTTCCAACAAGTGATAAAAAAGTTCGTTTAGTGATCGACGAGAAAGAATAG
- the rpsP gene encoding 30S ribosomal protein S16, producing MAVKIRLTRMGSKKKPFYRINVADSRAPRDGRFIETVGTYNPLLAENSVTLKEERVLEWLAKGAQPSDTVRSLLSNAGVLKKFHEQKFSK from the coding sequence ATGGCAGTAAAAATCCGTTTGACTCGTATGGGTTCTAAAAAGAAACCTTTCTACCGTATCAACGTTGCAGACTCACGTGCACCACGTGATGGTCGTTTTATCGAAACTGTTGGTACTTACAACCCACTTTTGGCTGAAAACTCAGTAACTCTTAAAGAAGAGCGTGTACTTGAGTGGTTGGCAAAAGGTGCACAACCATCTGATACAGTTCGTAGCCTTCTTTCAAACGCTGGCGTATTGAAGAAATTCCACGAACAAAAATTCTCTAAGTAA
- a CDS encoding DUF4298 domain-containing protein, which translates to MKNIMEARKRVEEMEKIFNRHLELNKSLSDSVTQLNQEQSTYLQLLDYYQSQIYMEDLDLSNKGDFNGIPCGVLSEDGVYNLLFDRINLASQLRELADMLEQ; encoded by the coding sequence ATGAAAAATATTATGGAAGCAAGAAAACGTGTAGAGGAAATGGAAAAAATATTTAATAGGCATCTAGAGCTGAACAAGTCCCTTTCCGATAGTGTGACCCAACTCAATCAGGAACAATCGACTTATTTACAGTTATTAGATTATTACCAGAGCCAGATCTATATGGAAGATCTTGATTTATCTAATAAGGGGGATTTCAATGGTATTCCTTGCGGAGTATTGAGTGAAGATGGAGTCTATAATTTACTGTTTGACCGTATAAATCTAGCAAGTCAACTGAGAGAACTAGCAGATATGCTCGAGCAATAA
- the pcp gene encoding pyroglutamyl-peptidase I — MKIIVTGFDPFGGEPINPALETIKSLPKTIAGAEIILVEIPTVFDKAADVLEEKMAEHLPDAVLCIGQAGGRVDLTPERIAINQDDARIPDNEGQQPIDRTIREDGQPAYFSTLPIKAMVEAIHKIGLPASVSNTAGTFVCNHLMYQALYLAEKQFPKTKAGFLHIPFLPEQVVDKPGLASMSLNDIVRGVEVAIGAIVEYRDKEDIKKGGGSTH; from the coding sequence ATGAAAATCATCGTAACAGGCTTTGATCCCTTTGGTGGCGAGCCTATTAACCCAGCCTTGGAAACAATCAAATCTCTACCTAAGACCATTGCTGGTGCAGAGATTATTCTTGTAGAGATTCCGACTGTTTTTGACAAGGCTGCGGATGTTTTAGAGGAGAAAATGGCAGAACATTTACCTGATGCGGTACTATGTATTGGTCAGGCTGGTGGGCGAGTTGATTTAACTCCTGAGCGTATAGCCATTAACCAAGATGATGCACGCATTCCAGACAATGAAGGGCAACAGCCGATTGATAGAACGATTCGAGAAGATGGTCAGCCTGCTTATTTCTCCACCTTACCCATCAAAGCAATGGTTGAAGCTATTCATAAGATTGGGCTTCCAGCTTCTGTTTCTAATACTGCTGGGACCTTTGTCTGCAACCATCTCATGTATCAAGCTCTTTACTTGGCGGAGAAACAATTTCCAAAGACTAAGGCCGGTTTTCTCCATATTCCCTTCTTGCCAGAGCAGGTTGTCGACAAGCCAGGACTGGCTTCCATGTCTTTGAACGATATTGTAAGAGGAGTTGAAGTAGCCATAGGAGCAATCGTTGAATATAGGGATAAAGAGGATATAAAAAAGGGTGGTGGTAGTACACACTAA
- a CDS encoding class I SAM-dependent methyltransferase encodes MKVIVTTSLGMDGHLVQKAKRLAEDLGIVYCERRKQAVKVLLKQADAVLVVYKDRLVFEQKEGRKLFFHPDTAMLRIKSGRDPILELLGKEKQSIIDCTMGLGSDSIVLASAGHRVTALESSKLVHFIVSRGLQDFDSGLQEVNRAMKSIQTIWTDSLTYLKEQIDKSVDVIYFDPMFSEEIKESQNLSGLSGLADRSRLTEEIVSEAKRVARKKLIIKAHFRDQVFEEFGFKRHVRPNQKFHYGEIILEEEV; translated from the coding sequence ATGAAAGTAATCGTAACAACAAGTTTGGGAATGGATGGGCACTTGGTTCAGAAGGCCAAACGGCTAGCTGAAGATTTAGGGATTGTTTACTGTGAGCGGCGGAAGCAAGCCGTGAAGGTCTTACTCAAGCAGGCGGATGCGGTTTTGGTGGTTTATAAGGATCGATTGGTTTTTGAGCAAAAAGAAGGGAGAAAACTCTTTTTCCATCCAGATACTGCCATGTTGCGGATTAAGTCTGGAAGAGATCCGATTTTAGAATTACTTGGAAAAGAAAAACAATCAATAATAGACTGTACTATGGGCTTGGGATCTGATAGCATAGTGTTAGCGAGTGCTGGTCATCGGGTGACAGCCTTGGAAAGTTCTAAGCTAGTGCACTTTATTGTGAGTCGGGGTTTACAGGATTTTGATAGTGGGCTGCAAGAGGTCAATCGAGCCATGAAATCTATCCAGACAATTTGGACAGATAGTTTGACTTATTTGAAAGAGCAAATAGATAAGTCTGTTGATGTCATTTACTTTGATCCCATGTTTTCAGAAGAAATCAAGGAATCACAAAATCTTTCTGGCTTGTCTGGTTTGGCTGACAGAAGCCGTTTAACGGAGGAAATTGTATCTGAGGCTAAACGAGTAGCTAGGAAGAAATTGATTATAAAGGCTCATTTTCGAGATCAGGTCTTTGAAGAATTTGGCTTTAAACGTCATGTCAGACCTAATCAAAAATTTCACTACGGAGAAATTATTTTGGAGGAGGAAGTATGA
- the carB gene encoding carbamoyl-phosphate synthase large subunit has protein sequence MPKRTDIKKIMVIGSGPIIIGQAAEFDYAGTQACLALKEEGYSVVLVNSNPATIMTDKEIADKVYIEPITLEFVTRILQKERPDALLPTLGGQTGLNMAMELSKAGILDELGVELLGTKLSAIDQAEDRDLFKQLMEDLNQPIPESTIVTTVEEALEFAGEIGYPVIVRPAFTLGGTGGGMCANEEELREIAENGLKLSPVTQCLIERSIAGFKEIEYEVMRDAADNALVVCNMENFDPVGIHTGDSIVFAPTQTLSDIENQMLRDASLSIIRALKIEGGCNVQLALDPHSFKYYVIEVNPRVSRSSALASKATGYPIAKLAAKIAVGLTLDEMVNPVTGTTYAMFEPALDYVVAKIPRFPFDKFEKGERRLGTQMKATGEVMAIGRNIEESLLKACRSLEIGVYHNEMPELSQVTDDQLVEKIVKAQDDRLFYLSEALRRGFTVEELAQLTKIDLFFLDKLLHILEIEQELVTNFDNIDLLKKAKKYGFADRKIAELWGRTESYIRQLRTEHKIVPVYKMVDTCAAEFESATPYFYSTYEWENESIRSEKESVLVLGSGPIRIGQGVEFDYATVHSVKAIQAAGYEAIIMNSNPETVSTDFSVSDKLYFEPLTLEDVLNVIDLEKPKGVIVQFGGQTAINLAEPLAKAGIPILGTQVEDLDRAEDRDLFEKALKDLGIPQPPGQTATNEEEALEAAHKIGFPVLVRPSYVLGGRAMEIVENEEDLRSYMRTAVKASPEHPVLVDSYIVGRECEVDAISDGKDVLIPGIMEHIERAGVHSGDSMAVYPPQTLSKEVQAAIADYTRRLAIGLNCIGMMNIQFVIKDETVYVIEVNPRASRTVPFLSKVTDIPMAQVATKLILGQSLAELGYQDGLYPESNQVHVKAPVFSFTKLAKVDSLLGPEMKSTGEIMGSDTTLEKALYKAFEASYQHLEDFGTIVFTVADEDKEEAFRLAERYREIGFIIAATSGTATAFQAKGLDCLPVGKISRDQRESIPQLVRKGKVQAIVNTVGKKRVADEDGEVIRASAIEAGIPLFTALDTAAAMLAVLESRSFSTRAI, from the coding sequence ATGCCAAAACGTACGGATATTAAGAAAATTATGGTGATTGGGTCTGGTCCGATTATTATCGGTCAGGCTGCGGAGTTTGATTATGCTGGGACTCAGGCTTGTTTGGCTTTAAAGGAAGAAGGCTATAGTGTTGTCTTGGTCAATTCAAACCCTGCGACCATCATGACAGACAAGGAAATTGCGGATAAGGTCTATATTGAGCCGATTACGCTTGAATTTGTCACACGGATTTTACAGAAGGAGCGTCCAGATGCTCTCTTGCCGACTCTTGGTGGTCAGACCGGTCTAAACATGGCCATGGAATTGTCTAAGGCTGGTATTTTAGATGAGCTTGGAGTTGAGCTGTTGGGAACCAAACTCTCTGCAATTGATCAGGCAGAGGACCGCGACCTCTTCAAACAACTCATGGAAGATCTCAATCAACCTATTCCTGAGTCAACGATTGTGACAACAGTTGAAGAGGCTTTGGAATTTGCTGGTGAAATTGGCTATCCTGTCATTGTTCGCCCAGCCTTCACGTTGGGTGGTACTGGCGGTGGTATGTGTGCCAATGAAGAAGAACTGCGTGAAATAGCGGAAAATGGTCTGAAACTATCACCGGTGACCCAGTGTTTGATTGAGCGTTCGATTGCTGGTTTCAAGGAAATCGAATACGAAGTAATGCGCGATGCAGCTGACAATGCCTTGGTCGTATGTAACATGGAAAACTTTGACCCTGTGGGAATTCATACAGGAGATTCTATCGTATTTGCCCCAACGCAGACGCTTTCGGATATTGAAAACCAGATGCTGCGTGATGCCAGTCTCAGCATCATCCGTGCCTTGAAAATCGAGGGCGGTTGTAATGTGCAGTTGGCACTGGATCCACATAGTTTCAAATACTATGTCATCGAAGTGAACCCACGTGTGTCCCGTTCCTCTGCCTTGGCATCCAAAGCGACAGGTTATCCTATTGCCAAATTGGCAGCAAAAATTGCGGTTGGCTTGACCTTGGATGAAATGGTGAACCCTGTCACAGGGACAACCTATGCCATGTTTGAACCTGCACTTGACTACGTTGTGGCTAAGATTCCTCGTTTCCCATTTGATAAGTTTGAAAAAGGGGAGCGCCGCCTTGGAACGCAGATGAAGGCAACTGGTGAGGTCATGGCCATTGGTCGCAATATCGAAGAAAGTTTGCTCAAGGCCTGCCGTTCTTTAGAAATCGGAGTCTATCACAATGAAATGCCCGAACTCAGCCAAGTGACAGATGACCAATTGGTTGAAAAGATTGTCAAGGCACAGGATGATCGTTTATTCTATCTTTCAGAAGCTCTTCGACGTGGCTTTACAGTAGAAGAACTGGCTCAATTGACGAAGATTGATCTTTTCTTCCTTGATAAGCTGCTTCATATCTTAGAAATCGAGCAGGAATTGGTAACGAATTTTGATAATATTGATTTATTGAAGAAAGCCAAGAAATACGGTTTTGCAGATCGCAAGATTGCGGAACTCTGGGGACGGACAGAATCCTACATTCGTCAACTGCGGACAGAGCACAAAATTGTCCCTGTTTATAAGATGGTGGACACTTGTGCAGCTGAATTTGAAAGTGCTACACCTTATTTCTATTCAACTTATGAGTGGGAAAATGAGTCCATCCGCTCGGAAAAAGAATCTGTTTTGGTGCTGGGTTCTGGCCCAATCCGTATCGGACAGGGTGTGGAGTTTGACTATGCAACGGTGCATTCGGTCAAGGCCATTCAAGCGGCTGGCTACGAAGCTATCATAATGAACTCAAACCCTGAAACAGTGTCAACTGACTTTTCGGTTTCGGACAAGCTTTACTTCGAGCCGTTGACCTTGGAAGATGTCTTGAATGTGATTGACCTTGAGAAACCCAAAGGGGTTATCGTTCAGTTCGGTGGCCAGACGGCCATTAATTTGGCAGAGCCATTGGCAAAAGCAGGTATTCCAATCTTGGGGACGCAAGTGGAAGACTTGGATAGAGCTGAAGACAGGGATTTATTTGAAAAAGCCCTGAAAGACCTTGGTATTCCACAGCCACCAGGCCAAACCGCAACCAATGAAGAGGAAGCACTAGAAGCGGCCCACAAAATTGGTTTCCCAGTACTTGTTCGTCCCTCATATGTCTTGGGCGGTCGTGCTATGGAAATTGTCGAAAATGAAGAGGACTTACGTTCTTATATGAGAACGGCGGTCAAGGCTTCGCCGGAACATCCAGTTTTGGTGGATTCTTACATCGTCGGTCGTGAGTGTGAAGTGGATGCCATTTCAGACGGTAAGGATGTCTTGATTCCAGGTATTATGGAACATATCGAACGCGCAGGGGTTCACTCAGGTGACTCGATGGCTGTTTATCCGCCACAAACCCTGTCTAAAGAGGTGCAGGCGGCCATTGCAGACTACACCAGACGCTTGGCAATCGGTCTCAACTGTATCGGTATGATGAATATCCAGTTTGTTATCAAGGATGAGACGGTTTATGTGATTGAGGTCAATCCTCGTGCTAGTCGTACGGTTCCATTCTTGTCCAAAGTCACAGACATTCCAATGGCCCAGGTTGCAACCAAATTGATTTTGGGACAAAGCCTTGCGGAACTGGGTTACCAAGATGGTCTTTATCCTGAGAGCAATCAGGTGCACGTTAAAGCACCAGTATTCTCATTTACAAAATTGGCTAAAGTTGACAGTTTGTTAGGACCTGAGATGAAATCTACTGGTGAGATTATGGGGTCTGATACAACTCTCGAAAAAGCACTTTATAAGGCTTTTGAAGCAAGTTATCAGCATTTGGAAGATTTTGGCACTATCGTCTTTACAGTTGCGGATGAGGACAAGGAGGAGGCCTTCCGTCTAGCGGAAAGATACCGTGAAATTGGCTTTATTATTGCGGCTACAAGCGGTACGGCAACTGCCTTTCAAGCTAAGGGCTTAGACTGTCTGCCTGTTGGGAAAATCAGTAGAGACCAAAGAGAGTCGATTCCTCAGCTGGTCCGTAAAGGAAAAGTGCAAGCCATTGTCAATACAGTAGGCAAAAAGCGTGTGGCAGACGAGGATGGAGAGGTTATTCGTGCATCTGCTATCGAAGCAGGGATTCCGCTTTTTACAGCCTTAGATACTGCTGCGGCTATGTTGGCTGTACTAGAAAGTCGTAGTTTTTCGACGCGAGCAATTTAG